Proteins found in one Helicobacter sp. NHP19-003 genomic segment:
- a CDS encoding polysaccharide lyase family 8 super-sandwich domain-containing protein, translated as MKPVPLLLCVSLLSAVPLDFTKLRANYAHTLLEGAHVPKIARPVSLPFEPSGQDLLNQLRTILDSLKAHALDNAPLNKAEIVNALQDFSQYYSVGGLERGNWWQWEIGIPKTLNAILALADFLPKNLQNTLLQAQEYYQPNPKYSGLSAGARASTKPEARESQGANRVDTAFVSLARGILKHNEKEVLQAIEAVKSASKIVAGGNGFYADGSFIQHEHVPSNGSYGVVLLKGLAQFKATLGDTPLAQNLIDPALYASILQGYPYLLIKGGLNASVCGRSISRDKESDFTRGQALLKALRGFDNPALTPLIKGDTSHIPPVHVFGAMDRAAQVGTHGGQVVLAIHSSRILDYETMNGENLKGFDSADGMTYIYGDPSAFVDYWVLADPTKLPGTTEVQGQEVVLWRRGSLGLNDFAGGAGNGHFGFVGFDLQKPEFRAQKSYLFLGDEVVALGSIVGNKPTTTILDNRKLSPNMQVSINNAPFSQQAQLTHKGDFVNFTNPHAHTNIGYILLQDENTQLQEVARSGNYKAIGGKSYKTLSAPFLEMQILHSLKAHYAYVILPNFSPKEVQSYPLDDLQILAQTPAMHAVFVRSKNLLAINKYAAGWGKIKGLKLKDPLSLLQVQSQNGLALSVADPTQTLQGTTIVLKGRYKLAKANPAVRLKIKGNSTHLDLTFPPLGATLAVDLSTL; from the coding sequence ATGAAACCGGTTCCTCTTTTGCTTTGTGTGAGCCTTTTGTCGGCTGTACCGCTAGACTTCACTAAGTTAAGGGCAAATTATGCCCACACGCTTTTAGAGGGTGCGCATGTCCCCAAGATTGCACGCCCGGTGTCCTTGCCCTTTGAGCCTAGTGGTCAAGATTTGTTGAATCAGCTAAGGACTATTTTAGACTCACTTAAAGCCCACGCCCTAGACAACGCTCCGCTAAACAAGGCAGAGATTGTCAATGCCCTGCAAGACTTTAGCCAGTACTATAGCGTGGGGGGGTTAGAGCGGGGCAATTGGTGGCAATGGGAGATCGGCATCCCTAAAACCTTAAATGCCATTTTAGCTTTGGCTGATTTTTTGCCAAAAAACCTACAAAACACCCTTTTACAAGCGCAAGAATACTACCAACCCAACCCCAAATACTCCGGTTTGAGCGCAGGGGCTAGGGCAAGCACTAAGCCCGAAGCACGCGAAAGTCAAGGGGCTAACCGAGTGGACACCGCTTTTGTCAGTCTAGCTAGAGGGATATTAAAACACAATGAAAAGGAGGTCTTACAAGCCATTGAGGCGGTTAAAAGTGCGTCTAAAATCGTGGCAGGGGGCAATGGGTTTTATGCGGACGGCTCGTTCATCCAACACGAGCATGTGCCCTCCAATGGCTCGTATGGCGTGGTACTTTTAAAGGGTTTGGCGCAGTTTAAGGCGACTTTAGGCGACACCCCCCTAGCGCAAAATCTCATAGACCCCGCCTTGTATGCCAGCATTTTGCAAGGCTACCCCTATTTACTCATCAAAGGGGGGCTAAACGCTTCGGTGTGTGGCCGAAGCATCAGTCGAGACAAAGAGAGCGACTTTACAAGGGGACAAGCGTTATTAAAGGCGTTGCGTGGATTTGATAACCCAGCCTTAACCCCCTTAATCAAGGGGGACACAAGCCACATACCCCCCGTGCATGTCTTTGGGGCGATGGACCGCGCGGCGCAGGTGGGCACGCATGGCGGGCAGGTGGTGCTGGCCATACACTCTAGCCGCATTTTGGATTATGAAACCATGAATGGGGAGAATTTAAAGGGCTTTGACAGCGCCGATGGCATGACCTATATTTATGGCGACCCGAGCGCATTTGTAGATTATTGGGTGTTAGCCGACCCCACGAAACTCCCCGGTACAACAGAAGTGCAGGGGCAGGAGGTGGTGCTGTGGCGTAGGGGTTCTTTGGGCTTGAACGATTTTGCAGGGGGGGCTGGCAATGGGCACTTTGGCTTTGTGGGCTTTGATTTGCAAAAGCCCGAGTTTCGGGCGCAAAAATCTTATCTCTTTTTAGGCGATGAGGTGGTGGCTTTAGGCAGCATTGTGGGCAACAAACCCACAACCACCATTTTGGACAACCGCAAACTAAGCCCCAATATGCAGGTGTCCATCAACAACGCCCCCTTTAGCCAGCAAGCACAGCTAACCCACAAGGGCGACTTCGTCAACTTCACCAACCCCCACGCCCACACCAATATAGGCTACATACTCCTACAAGACGAGAACACCCAGCTACAAGAAGTCGCCAGAAGCGGCAATTATAAAGCCATCGGGGGTAAAAGTTATAAGACTTTATCCGCACCCTTCCTAGAAATGCAAATCTTGCACTCCCTAAAAGCCCACTACGCTTATGTGATCTTGCCAAATTTCAGCCCTAAAGAGGTGCAAAGCTACCCCCTAGACGACTTGCAAATTCTCGCCCAAACCCCAGCTATGCACGCTGTGTTTGTCCGTTCTAAAAATCTTTTAGCGATCAATAAATACGCTGCAGGCTGGGGTAAAATTAAAGGGTTAAAACTCAAAGACCCGCTATCGCTCTTGCAAGTGCAAAGCCAAAATGGGCTAGCCTTAAGCGTAGCCGACCCCACGCAAACCCTGCAAGGAACGACCATTGTTTTAAAAGGGCGTTACAAACTCGCCAAAGCGAACCCCGCTGTGCGCCTCAAAATCAAGGGCAACAGCACGCATTTGGATTTGACTTTCCCCCCCTTGGGGGCGACTTTGGCCGTGGATTTAAGCACGCTCTAG
- a CDS encoding transporter, with amino-acid sequence MKFGLEFWQNKALDFLLGALPKTHSMVEENNILGLYNERFLLTKSEQLVGLLNVKGLSANALLQEDLQTHFASKQNALEQLEGVVLRIHTKRAKIKLDPPKKPPNPQVQALLDLSQPKDLYENTYTLIFETAQSPLKDFLEQKKLELTTDHKTQQHLALLLSENMAKMAHALHAFKPTPLSAKEALNFYATFINGEPTHLNPTLGFLEDSYIATNLHFKKDHYIQEHASYTTYHRILGVKAYASKTLSSLALLSLLHQELECEVFLSLEPLNQQKALAFVQEKIRLSFARLVRQELQNYYEQIQAKHLNLQKVALNVFLKAPDLESLNAHTKAVLGALSNAHLVAVVETLGLRPAYFSMFPGRLHLNPRLRCQSAQALATLMLFEKPNCGFKSNPWGEQPLSVFKNLDHSPYLFNFHNQESDPSPNSPRTNGHTMIIGATGAGKTTLMGFLMANALKYDKLNILALDRAYGLFSCVNYFGGVYNFGDQFKINPLSLELSPSSQDFLHSFYAHLLNVPEKLQTPEDIQASHAILKALKSLYATLPPKSFGLQDFKEALTHAPNLHLSLEPYLQNPLFNALEDSLEFNTPLAAINMDAISANPKDLGLLAYYIFYKILQRALEKQEGFLLFVDEFKSYATNETLNTHINTLITQARKANGVVVLALQDTNQLATIPDAASFVKNMGTLIFYPQKHLDSTQLSQDLGIQLSYMEAHFLENTPLNAQQVLVKNMAEGSSNIVHVGLQDLGAHLRIFNSNAAHVKRLQALMQAHPHTWREVLLQEG; translated from the coding sequence TTGAAATTTGGCCTGGAGTTTTGGCAAAACAAAGCCCTAGATTTTTTGCTAGGGGCTCTGCCAAAAACCCACTCCATGGTGGAAGAAAACAACATTTTAGGGCTTTACAATGAACGCTTTTTGCTCACCAAGAGCGAACAGCTTGTGGGGCTACTCAATGTCAAAGGCTTGAGCGCAAACGCCTTACTCCAAGAGGACTTGCAAACCCATTTTGCCAGCAAACAAAATGCCCTAGAGCAGTTAGAGGGCGTGGTGTTGCGTATCCACACCAAGCGCGCCAAAATCAAGCTAGATCCCCCAAAAAAGCCCCCAAACCCCCAAGTACAAGCCTTATTAGACTTATCCCAACCCAAAGACCTATACGAAAACACCTACACTTTGATTTTTGAAACCGCCCAAAGCCCCCTAAAAGACTTCTTAGAGCAGAAAAAATTAGAGCTCACCACAGACCACAAAACACAGCAACACCTAGCCTTGCTTTTAAGCGAGAACATGGCGAAAATGGCGCACGCCTTGCACGCTTTCAAGCCCACGCCCCTAAGTGCCAAAGAAGCCCTGAACTTTTACGCCACTTTCATCAATGGAGAGCCCACACACTTAAACCCCACGCTGGGTTTCTTAGAAGACAGTTACATCGCCACAAACCTACATTTTAAAAAAGATCACTATATCCAAGAACACGCTAGCTACACGACCTACCACCGCATTTTAGGGGTGAAAGCATATGCCAGCAAAACCCTAAGCTCTTTGGCTTTGCTCTCTCTCTTGCACCAAGAATTAGAATGCGAAGTGTTTTTAAGTCTTGAGCCCTTAAACCAGCAAAAAGCCCTAGCCTTCGTGCAAGAAAAAATCCGCCTAAGTTTTGCACGCCTTGTACGCCAAGAATTGCAAAACTACTATGAACAAATCCAAGCCAAGCACTTGAATCTACAAAAGGTCGCCCTAAATGTCTTTTTAAAAGCCCCTGATTTAGAGAGCCTAAACGCCCACACCAAAGCGGTGCTAGGCGCGCTCTCCAACGCCCATTTAGTGGCTGTGGTGGAAACTTTGGGACTAAGACCTGCCTACTTTTCCATGTTTCCTGGGCGTTTGCATTTAAACCCCCGTTTGCGTTGCCAAAGCGCACAAGCCCTAGCCACGCTCATGCTCTTTGAAAAGCCAAATTGTGGCTTTAAAAGCAACCCGTGGGGTGAGCAACCTTTAAGCGTGTTTAAAAACCTAGACCACTCCCCCTATCTATTTAATTTCCACAACCAAGAGAGCGACCCAAGCCCAAACAGCCCCCGCACCAACGGGCATACCATGATCATCGGGGCCACAGGGGCGGGCAAGACGACCTTAATGGGCTTTTTAATGGCAAATGCACTCAAATACGACAAACTGAATATCCTAGCTCTCGATCGCGCCTATGGGCTGTTTTCGTGTGTCAATTACTTCGGAGGGGTGTATAACTTCGGGGATCAGTTTAAAATTAACCCTCTATCTTTAGAATTAAGCCCCAGCAGCCAAGACTTTTTACACAGCTTTTATGCCCACCTGCTCAATGTCCCAGAAAAACTCCAAACCCCAGAAGACATACAGGCCAGCCACGCCATTTTAAAAGCTCTAAAAAGTTTATATGCCACTTTGCCCCCTAAAAGCTTTGGTTTGCAAGATTTTAAAGAAGCCCTGACACATGCCCCTAACTTGCACCTAAGCCTTGAACCTTATTTACAAAACCCCTTGTTTAACGCCCTAGAAGACAGCCTAGAGTTCAACACCCCCCTTGCCGCCATCAACATGGATGCCATCAGCGCAAACCCCAAGGACTTAGGGCTCTTGGCGTACTACATTTTCTACAAAATTTTGCAGCGCGCCCTTGAGAAGCAAGAGGGCTTTTTGCTCTTTGTGGATGAGTTTAAAAGCTACGCCACTAACGAAACCCTAAACACCCACATCAACACCTTAATCACCCAGGCTAGAAAGGCCAATGGAGTGGTGGTCTTAGCCTTGCAAGACACTAACCAGCTGGCTACAATCCCCGATGCCGCCAGCTTCGTCAAAAACATGGGGACTTTGATTTTCTACCCCCAAAAGCACCTAGACAGCACGCAACTTAGCCAAGATTTAGGGATACAGCTAAGTTATATGGAGGCGCATTTTTTAGAAAACACCCCCTTAAACGCACAACAAGTCTTGGTCAAAAACATGGCGGAGGGCAGTTCTAACATCGTCCATGTGGGTTTGCAAGACTTAGGGGCGCATTTACGCATCTTTAACTCCAATGCCGCCCATGTCAAACGCTTGCAAGCTCTCATGCAAGCGCATCCGCATACATGGCGGGAAGTCTTGTTGCAAGAGGGCTAA
- the pseB gene encoding UDP-N-acetylglucosamine 4,6-dehydratase (inverting) encodes MQLSNKTILITGGTGSFGKKCVQTLLEQHHPQKIIVYSRDELKQWEMAQVFNSPNMRYFIGDVRDKERLFSALQGVDICIHAAALKQVPTAEYNPLECIKTNILGASAVIEACLQAQVGHVIALSTDKASNPINLYGATKLCSDKLFTSANNMKGKARTKFSVVRYGNVVGSRGSVVPFFKDLAAKSAPFIPITDKRMTRFWITLEKGVGFVLKSLERMHGGEIFVPKIASMEIVDLAKALAPHIPLKTIGIRPGEKLHEVMISADDKALEFEDFYILEPTITFQTPINYTQTLLGECGTPTPEGFSYNSKDNPQRLTPQELLKMVHAL; translated from the coding sequence GTGCAACTTTCAAACAAGACCATTTTAATCACGGGCGGAACGGGCAGTTTTGGCAAAAAATGTGTCCAAACCCTGCTAGAACAGCACCACCCGCAAAAGATCATTGTTTATAGCCGTGATGAGCTGAAGCAATGGGAAATGGCGCAGGTGTTTAACAGCCCCAACATGCGTTATTTTATCGGTGATGTACGGGACAAAGAACGGCTTTTTAGTGCCCTGCAAGGGGTGGATATTTGTATCCACGCCGCCGCCCTCAAACAAGTCCCCACCGCCGAGTACAACCCCCTAGAGTGCATCAAAACGAATATTTTAGGCGCGAGTGCCGTGATCGAGGCGTGCTTGCAAGCGCAAGTAGGGCATGTCATCGCCCTTAGCACAGATAAGGCGAGCAACCCGATTAACCTATATGGGGCGACCAAATTATGCAGCGACAAGCTTTTCACCAGCGCCAACAACATGAAAGGCAAAGCCCGCACGAAATTTAGCGTGGTGCGTTATGGCAATGTGGTTGGCTCTAGGGGCAGTGTCGTGCCCTTCTTTAAAGACCTTGCCGCCAAGAGTGCTCCCTTTATCCCCATCACCGACAAGCGCATGACCCGCTTTTGGATCACCCTAGAAAAGGGCGTGGGGTTTGTGTTAAAGAGTTTGGAGCGCATGCACGGGGGGGAGATTTTTGTACCTAAAATTGCGAGCATGGAGATTGTGGATTTAGCCAAAGCCCTAGCCCCACATATCCCCCTAAAAACGATCGGTATCCGCCCGGGCGAGAAGTTACACGAGGTGATGATCAGTGCCGATGACAAAGCCCTAGAGTTTGAGGATTTTTATATTTTAGAGCCCACGATCACCTTCCAAACCCCGATCAACTACACACAAACCTTACTAGGCGAGTGCGGCACACCCACGCCAGAGGGCTTTAGCTACAACAGCAAGGACAACCCCCAAAGGCTCACCCCCCAAGAGCTCTTAAAGATGGTGCATGCTCTCTAG
- the coaBC gene encoding bifunctional phosphopantothenoylcysteine decarboxylase/phosphopantothenate--cysteine ligase CoaBC, translating into MLSSLSQIPLLEGKNILLLVSGSIAAYKALELVRLFKKMGASVRVVMSGGACQFVQPLSFEALSHFQVLTDTHEKWALCEGDCANHISYAKSADLVLVAPASANTLAKLAHGLADNALSATFLASKAPKVLAPAMNTQMFLAKQTQHNLKRLRALGCEVVAPQSGLLACNTTGVGAMADMAEIASICARKLLSNAFWAGKKAVVTGGGSVEAIDAVRCISNFSSGLQAHFLALALWLKGAQVVLISSKNALELPSGIERVKVQSANDYLEALKTHENPSNPPFLFMLAAISDYKPKNRHQGKLKKQDLGPFWDLECVQNTDILRSVSGFHKVGFKAESDPTHALANAKKLLDPPPQGKGCKLVCLNDTSTLGQDTNQLTLLTPHARHTTTKGHKFQVSFEVLEFIEKMA; encoded by the coding sequence ATGCTCTCTAGCCTAAGCCAAATCCCCCTATTAGAGGGTAAAAATATTTTGCTCTTAGTGAGCGGTTCGATCGCCGCCTACAAAGCCCTAGAGTTAGTGCGTCTTTTTAAAAAAATGGGGGCAAGCGTTAGGGTGGTGATGAGTGGGGGGGCGTGCCAATTCGTGCAGCCTTTGAGCTTTGAGGCTTTGAGCCATTTTCAAGTGCTGACAGACACGCATGAAAAATGGGCGTTGTGCGAGGGAGATTGTGCCAACCACATTAGCTACGCTAAGAGCGCTGACCTAGTCCTAGTCGCCCCCGCCAGCGCCAACACTCTAGCCAAATTAGCGCACGGGCTTGCCGACAACGCCCTAAGCGCCACCTTTTTAGCCAGCAAAGCCCCCAAAGTCCTAGCCCCCGCCATGAACACGCAAATGTTTTTAGCCAAGCAAACCCAGCACAATTTAAAACGCTTAAGGGCATTAGGCTGTGAGGTTGTCGCCCCCCAAAGTGGGCTTTTGGCGTGCAACACCACAGGCGTGGGGGCGATGGCAGACATGGCAGAGATTGCCAGCATTTGTGCACGCAAACTTCTCTCTAATGCTTTTTGGGCGGGCAAAAAGGCGGTGGTTACAGGGGGAGGGAGCGTTGAGGCGATCGATGCGGTGCGGTGCATTTCTAATTTTTCTAGCGGCTTGCAGGCGCATTTTTTAGCCCTAGCTCTGTGGCTTAAGGGGGCACAAGTGGTGCTGATCTCTAGTAAAAACGCTTTAGAGCTACCTAGTGGCATAGAGCGTGTCAAGGTGCAAAGCGCAAACGACTACCTAGAGGCTTTAAAAACGCATGAAAACCCCAGCAACCCCCCCTTTTTATTCATGCTCGCCGCCATTAGCGACTATAAACCCAAAAACCGCCACCAAGGCAAGCTCAAAAAGCAGGATTTGGGGCCCTTTTGGGATTTAGAATGCGTGCAAAATACAGACATTTTGCGCTCTGTCAGCGGATTTCACAAAGTGGGCTTTAAAGCCGAGAGCGACCCTACCCACGCCCTAGCAAACGCTAAAAAACTCTTAGACCCCCCCCCACAGGGCAAGGGCTGTAAGCTTGTGTGCCTAAATGACACAAGCACCCTAGGGCAAGACACCAACCAACTCACACTCCTAACCCCCCACGCCCGGCACACCACAACTAAGGGGCATAAATTTCAAGTGAGCTTTGAGGTTTTGGAATTTATAGAAAAAATGGCATAG
- the dnaE gene encoding DNA polymerase III subunit alpha — protein MQNYTHLHLHTEYSLLDGANKIKILAKKIKELGMTSVSMTDHGNMFGAIDFYTCMKKEGIKPIIGIETYLHNAENLNDKQSRQRFHLCLYAKDQEGYQNLMYLSSQAFLEGFYYYPRINKKILRERAKGLICSSACLQGEINWHLNDQNPRNKKFGAKGYEEAKRIALEYQDIFGDDFYMEIMRHGIADQLAIDEQVIRLSKETGIKLIATNDTHYTNKEDASAQEVAMCVAMGKTLNDTERLKHSVHEFYIKTPQEMARLFADIPEALEHTQEIADKCHLEIDLKNDTNPPTPPRFKFTKEYAQNEGLDFEDDKAYFAHKAREGLKKRLEIIEPGQHAKYTERLEYEIKVISDMKFAGYMLIVWDFIRHARESNIPVGPGRGSAAGSLVAFCLQITDIDPLKYDLLFERFLNPERVSMPDIDTDFCQRRRGEMLDYMIAKYGKYNVAQVITFNKMLAKGVIRDVARVLDMPYKQADEMAKLIPNRLGITLQEAFELEPKIQALIESNPLAKQVWDFSLRLENLNRSAGKHAAALVVDSERELWYKSPLYTSERTGGIVTQYSMKYLEAIDLIKFDFLGLKTLTVIHDTLKIIEKYSHKKIDFLSVDMDDPKVYATIQEGNTVGIFQIESGMFQTLNKRLRPSSFEDIIAIIALGRPGPMESGMVDDFVNRKHGSAPITYMFDALEPILRPTYGTIVYQEQVMQIVQTIAGFSLGEADLIRRAMGKKDAQIMADNKAKFVQGAVKNRFDGQKAGELFDLIVKFAGYGFNKSHSAAYAMLTFQTAYLKTHYKHEFMAAMLSSECRHIESVAYYVEEASSMGIKVQRPHVNTSDVQFKVEDAKGEKVIVFGLEAIKGAGEGPLGTLVEIREKHGAFTSLEDLISKIDFSKFSKRILEPLVKSGSLDGLGYNRRTMLENLDAICDEGRRKDKSNAQMSVGLFANMSSEQLEKAHLDLKIYEEFDANTLLNYEYECMGLYFSGHPLDAFKDAIKSLKNVAKSVDIPRLEIGSSAVFIGKILDVKRKIGKNSGKPYGEAAIVDFSGRFELMLFENQLNALDQLDIESPLAFKCKIEEQEEVARLRLLEIDTFENIKQAKIPKVRYKAQKEDTEDIQLVDVVKDFSENPSSCVIGHQDEQHIPLSIVLDTSVSLDLFSKLKEAAASHKGNRALSVVFYEQNKRLRFNTAFKVNTTIKENFKTYQWLDN, from the coding sequence ATGCAAAACTACACCCACTTACACCTACACACCGAATACTCTTTACTCGATGGTGCAAACAAGATCAAAATCTTAGCCAAAAAGATCAAAGAGCTGGGCATGACAAGTGTGAGCATGACCGACCACGGGAATATGTTTGGGGCGATTGACTTTTACACTTGCATGAAAAAAGAAGGGATCAAGCCCATCATTGGCATTGAGACCTACCTACACAACGCCGAAAATTTAAACGACAAACAATCCCGCCAGCGTTTCCACTTGTGCCTATATGCCAAAGACCAAGAGGGCTACCAAAATCTCATGTATTTGAGCTCCCAAGCCTTTTTAGAGGGGTTTTACTACTATCCCCGTATCAATAAGAAAATCTTAAGAGAGAGGGCTAAGGGGCTGATTTGCTCGAGTGCATGCCTACAAGGTGAGATCAACTGGCATTTAAACGACCAAAATCCCCGCAATAAAAAATTTGGCGCAAAAGGCTATGAAGAGGCCAAACGCATTGCCCTAGAATACCAAGACATTTTCGGGGACGATTTTTATATGGAGATCATGCGCCATGGCATTGCCGACCAACTCGCCATTGACGAGCAGGTGATCAGGCTTTCTAAAGAAACGGGCATTAAGCTGATCGCCACAAACGACACCCACTACACCAACAAAGAGGATGCCAGTGCCCAAGAGGTCGCCATGTGTGTGGCGATGGGCAAGACCCTGAATGACACCGAACGGCTTAAACACTCTGTGCATGAGTTTTACATCAAGACTCCCCAAGAGATGGCAAGGCTCTTTGCCGACATCCCCGAAGCCCTAGAGCACACCCAAGAGATCGCCGACAAATGCCATTTAGAGATCGATTTAAAAAACGACACCAACCCCCCCACGCCCCCCCGTTTTAAATTCACCAAAGAGTACGCCCAAAATGAAGGGCTGGACTTTGAGGACGATAAAGCTTACTTCGCCCACAAGGCTAGAGAGGGGCTTAAAAAACGCCTAGAGATCATCGAGCCCGGCCAACACGCCAAATACACCGAGCGCCTAGAATACGAAATTAAAGTTATCAGCGATATGAAGTTTGCGGGTTATATGCTGATTGTATGGGATTTTATCCGCCACGCCAGAGAGAGCAATATCCCCGTGGGTCCGGGGCGGGGCAGTGCGGCGGGCAGTTTGGTCGCCTTTTGTTTGCAAATCACGGACATAGATCCGCTCAAATACGATCTACTCTTTGAGCGGTTCTTAAACCCCGAGCGGGTGAGCATGCCCGATATTGACACCGACTTTTGCCAAAGACGGCGGGGCGAAATGCTCGATTACATGATTGCCAAATACGGCAAATACAATGTCGCCCAAGTGATCACCTTCAATAAAATGCTGGCTAAGGGCGTGATTCGCGATGTCGCACGGGTGCTAGACATGCCCTACAAGCAAGCCGATGAAATGGCAAAACTCATCCCCAATCGACTAGGGATCACCTTGCAAGAAGCCTTTGAGCTAGAGCCTAAAATCCAAGCCTTGATTGAGAGCAACCCTTTAGCCAAACAAGTTTGGGATTTTTCCTTGCGTTTGGAAAATTTGAATCGCTCAGCAGGCAAGCACGCCGCCGCGTTGGTGGTGGATAGCGAAAGGGAGCTTTGGTATAAATCCCCCCTTTACACAAGTGAGCGCACGGGGGGCATTGTAACGCAATACTCCATGAAATATTTAGAAGCCATTGATCTCATCAAGTTTGACTTTTTAGGGCTAAAAACGCTCACGGTGATCCACGATACCCTAAAGATCATTGAAAAATACAGCCACAAAAAGATCGACTTTTTGAGTGTGGATATGGACGACCCTAAAGTCTATGCCACGATCCAAGAGGGCAACACGGTGGGGATCTTCCAAATCGAGTCGGGCATGTTCCAAACCTTAAACAAACGGCTACGCCCTTCTAGTTTTGAGGACATCATTGCGATCATTGCTTTGGGCCGCCCCGGTCCTATGGAGTCTGGCATGGTCGATGACTTTGTCAATCGCAAACATGGCAGTGCCCCGATCACCTATATGTTTGACGCGCTAGAGCCGATTTTACGCCCCACTTACGGGACAATCGTGTATCAAGAGCAAGTCATGCAAATTGTGCAAACCATTGCGGGCTTTTCTTTGGGCGAGGCGGATTTGATCCGCCGTGCGATGGGCAAAAAGGACGCACAAATCATGGCGGACAATAAAGCCAAATTTGTGCAAGGGGCGGTGAAAAATCGTTTTGATGGCCAAAAGGCGGGCGAGTTGTTTGACTTGATCGTGAAATTTGCCGGCTATGGCTTCAACAAGTCCCACTCCGCCGCCTATGCGATGCTGACCTTCCAAACCGCCTATTTAAAAACCCACTACAAGCACGAATTCATGGCGGCGATGCTCAGCAGCGAGTGCCGCCACATTGAATCGGTGGCTTACTATGTGGAAGAGGCGAGTTCAATGGGGATCAAGGTACAACGCCCCCATGTCAACACCTCCGATGTGCAATTTAAGGTGGAGGATGCAAAGGGCGAAAAAGTCATTGTTTTTGGGCTGGAGGCGATCAAGGGGGCGGGCGAGGGGCCGCTAGGCACTTTGGTGGAAATCCGTGAAAAACACGGGGCTTTCACGAGTTTAGAGGACTTGATCAGCAAGATTGATTTCTCAAAGTTTAGCAAACGCATTTTAGAGCCCTTAGTCAAATCGGGGAGTTTGGATGGGCTGGGCTACAACCGCCGCACCATGCTAGAAAACCTAGACGCGATTTGTGATGAGGGGCGTAGGAAGGATAAGAGCAACGCCCAAATGAGTGTGGGGCTGTTTGCTAACATGTCTAGCGAACAGCTGGAAAAGGCGCATTTGGATTTAAAGATTTATGAGGAATTTGATGCCAACACGCTTTTAAATTACGAATACGAGTGCATGGGGCTTTACTTCTCAGGCCACCCCCTAGACGCGTTTAAAGATGCGATCAAAAGTCTTAAAAATGTGGCTAAGAGCGTGGACATTCCCCGTTTAGAGATCGGCTCTTCAGCGGTGTTTATCGGCAAAATTTTAGATGTCAAACGTAAAATAGGCAAAAACAGCGGTAAGCCCTATGGCGAGGCGGCGATCGTGGATTTCTCGGGGCGTTTTGAGTTGATGTTGTTTGAAAATCAACTAAACGCCCTAGACCAGCTAGACATAGAATCGCCCCTCGCTTTTAAATGCAAGATTGAAGAACAAGAGGAGGTCGCCCGCTTGCGTCTCTTGGAGATCGACACCTTTGAAAACATCAAACAAGCCAAAATCCCCAAGGTGCGCTACAAAGCCCAAAAAGAGGACACGGAAGACATACAGCTTGTGGATGTGGTGAAGGATTTTAGCGAAAACCCGAGCTCTTGCGTGATCGGCCATCAAGACGAGCAACACATCCCCCTATCCATCGTGCTGGATACGAGCGTGTCTTTGGACTTGTTTTCTAAGCTCAAAGAAGCAGCCGCAAGCCACAAGGGCAACCGCGCGCTGTCTGTGGTCTTTTACGAGCAGAACAAACGCTTGCGCTTCAACACCGCCTTTAAGGTCAACACCACGATTAAAGAGAATTTTAAAACCTACCAATGGCTGGATAATTAA